A genome region from Dreissena polymorpha isolate Duluth1 chromosome 16, UMN_Dpol_1.0, whole genome shotgun sequence includes the following:
- the LOC127862794 gene encoding uncharacterized protein LOC127862794 has protein sequence MSRILDQPARKMFLTHLTHCRHCAGSTGNSGASPESPSQTWSAEYEGKTIEFSMVTTQGVIIETKDSFDSILIDDGTAIALVKGCHKIAQQTQTVQASKAVTAHE, from the exons ATGAGTCGCATCCTAGATCAGCCAGCCCGGAAGATGTTCCTCACCCATCTGACACACTGCAGGCACTGCGCAGGCTCGACTGGAAACAGTGGTGCCTCGCCTGAGAGTCCAAGCCAAACGTGGTCTGCGGAATATGAGGGCAAAACAATAGAGTTCTCCATGGTCACTACTCAAGGTGTAATCATTGAG ACAAAGGACTCATTTGACAGCATATTGATAGACGATGGAACAGCTATTGCTCTTGTTAAAGGATGTCACAAAATAGCACAGCAGACACAAACTGTCCAGGCCAGCAAAG CCGTCACTGCTCACGAGTAG